One Mycolicibacterium fallax genomic window, CGCCTCGCCGCTGTATCAGTCGGTGTCGATGCGGATGTCGGCCACCCTGGCCCCGATCCGCGACATCGACCCGGAGCGCACCGCCGACGAGCTCGCCGCGCAGGTGCAGAAGGCGATCGACGGGAAGGGGCTGATCCCGTGACCACCCGGGCACCGGCACGCAGCGACGACCGTCGCGCCCAGCGTCGGCTGGCGTACTGGCTGATCTCCCCGGCCGCGGTGCTGATGGTAGCCGTCACCGGCTACCCGATCCTGTACGCGGTGTGGCTGAGCCTGCAGCAGTACAACCTCGCGATGCCCGACGAGCGGTCCTTCGTCTGGTTCGCCAACTACCAGACCGTGCTCACCGACGGCTACTGGTGGTCGGCGCTGGGTGTCACCACCGCCATCACCGTGGTGTCGGTGGCGATCGAGTTCGTGATCGGGCTGGCGCTGGCGCTGGTCATGCACCGCACCATCTTCGCCAAATCGATGGTCCGCACGGCGATCCTGATCCCGTACGGCATCGTCACCGTCGCGGCGTCCTACAGCTGGTACTACGCCTGGACACCGGGCACCGGGTATCTGGCCAACCTGCTGCCCGACGGCGCCGCGCCGCTGACCGAGCAGTGGCCGTCGCTGGCGGTCATCGTGCTGGCCGAGGTGTGGAAGACCACCCCGTTCATGGCGCTGCTGCTGCTGGCCGGGCTGGCGCTGGTGCCCGACGATCTGCTGCGCGCCGCCCAGGTCGACGGCGCCGGGCACTGGCAGCGGCTGATCCGGGTGATCCTGCCGCTGATGAAGCCGGCCATCCTGGTCGCGTTGCTGTTCCGCACCCTCGACGCGTTCCGGATCTTCGACAACATCTACGTGCTGACCGGGGGCTCCAACGACACCGCGTCGGTGTCGATCCTGGGCTACGACAACCTGTTCAAGGGCTTCTCGCTGGGGCTCGGCTCGGCGATCAGCGTGCTGGTGTTCCTGTGCGTGGCGCTGATCGCCGTCATCTTCATCAGGTTGTTCGGCGCCGCGGCACCCGGCAGCGAGGGTGAGGCGAGCCGATGACCCAGCGCTGGGGTGCGGGCCGGGTGACCGGCTGGACCGTCGTCAACATCGCGGTGCTGATCTATGCGCTGCTGCCGGTGCTGTGGATCCTGTCGCTGTCGCTGAAGCCGACGTCAACGGTCAAGGACGGCAACCTGATTCCGACGTCGATCACGCTGGACAACTATCGGGCGATCTTCTCCGGCGGCGCCGGCTTCGACTCGGCGCTGATCAACTCCATCGGGATCGGACTGATCACCACCGTCATCGCGGTGATCATCGGTGGGATGGCCGCCTACGCGGTCGCCCGGCTGGAGTTCACCGGCAAGAAACTGCTGATCGGGGTGGCGCTGCTGATCGCGATGTTCCCGCAGATCTCGCTGGTGACACCGCTGTTCAACATTTGGCGCCAGACCGGGCTGTTCGACACCTGGCCCGGGCTGATCATCCCGTACATCACCTTCGCGCTGCCGCTGGCGATCTACACGCTCTCGGCGTTCTTCCGGGAGATCCCCTGGGAGTTGGAGAAGGCCGCCAAGATGGACGGCGCCACCCCGGCCCAGGCGTTCCGGAAGGTGATCGCACCGCTGGCCGCGCCCGGGATCGTCACCGCGGCGATCCTGGTGTTCATCTTCGCCTGGAACGACCTGCTGCTGGCCCTGTCGCTGACCGCGACGCCGCGGTCGATCACCGCGCCGGTGGCGATCGCAAACTTCACCGGCAGTTCGCAATTCGAGGAACCGACCGGATCGATTGCCGCCGGCGCGATGGTCATCACCGTGCCGATCATCATCTTTGTTCTCATCTTCCAGCGCCGGATTGTCGCCGGGCTGACCTCCGGCGCGGTGAAAGGGTAGCGATGGCCGAGATTGTCCTCTCGCAGGTGACCAAGAGCTATCCCGACGGCGCGGGCGTGCGCGAGGTCGTCCGCGACCTGTCGCTGACCATCGCCGACGGCGAATTCCTGATCCTGGTCGGCCCGTCGGGGTGCGGGAAGTCCACCACCTTGAACATGATCGCCGGCCTGGACGACATCAGCTCCGGCGAGCTGCTGATCGACGGGCAGCGGGTCAACGAGAAGGCGCCCAAGGACCGCGACATCGCGATGGTGTTCCAGTCCTATGCGCTCTACCCGCACATGACGGTGCGGCAGAACATCGCCTTCCCGCTGACGCTGGCCAAGCTCGGCAAGGCCGAGATCGAGGCAAAGGTGCAGGAGACCGCCCGGATTCTGGACCTCACCGAGTTGCTCGACCGCCGGCCCGCGCAACTGTCCGGCGGTCAACGCCAGCGGGTGGCGATGGGCCGGGCCATCGTGCGCAAACCCAAGGCGTTCCTGATGGACGAGCCGCTGAGCAACCTCGACGCCAAGCTGCGGGTGCAGATGCGCGGGGAGATCGCCGCGCTGCAGAAGCGGCTGGGCACCACCACGGTCTATGTCACCCACGACCAGACCGAGGCGATGACGCTCGGCGACCGGGTGGTGGTGCTGCTCGGCGGCGTCGCCCAGCAGATCGGCACGCCCGCCGAGCTTTACCAGCGGCCGGCGAACCTGTTCGTGGCCGGCTTCATCGGCAGCCCGGCGATGAACTTCCTGCCCGCCGCCCTCACCGATTTCGGCGTGGAGTTGCCGTTCGGCGAGGTGACGCTGCCGCCGGAAACCCTGGAGATCATCGCCGAGCATCCCCGGGCGGACCGCCTGATCGCCGGCGTGCGACCGGAGCACTTCGAGGACGCCGCGGTGATCGACGGCTACCAGCGGATCCAGGCGCTGACCTTCAGCACCGTCGCCGATCGGGTGGAGTCCCTTGGCGCGGACAAGTACGTGCATTTCCGCATCCCCGGCGCGCCCGCGGTGGCGGCCGAACAGCTCGCCGAGCTGGCCGCCGAATCCGGCGGCCGCGACGGTTGTGTGGCACGGGTGTCGGCGGATTCGGCGGCGGCCGAGGGCGCCGAGATCGAATTGGCGCTGGACACCGCCAAACTGGTGCTCTTCGACGCCGATTCCGGTGTCAACCTGACCATTCCGCGCCGATGAGCGCGGTCGTCGACCGGGTCCGGGAGCAGCTGCGCGCGCACTTCGCGGCGGCGGGCAACCTGGCCGAACCCGCCTCGGCGAGCGTGACGTTCCTGGGCCTGGAGCCGATTCAGGTGCTGCGGTTCGGGCCGGATTCCGCCGGTGTGCTGAGCTACGTGTCGGTGGGCTGCGCCCGGCATCCGATGGCCGATCCGACCGACATCGCCGCCGACCCGCACCGCGGCCCGCGCGCCGAGGTGGTGGTGACGCTGCGGGCCGGGCTGCCCACCGCGGGGCTGGCGCGATCGGTGGCGCTGCTGGCGGCGACCCCGGCGGTCGAGGGGGTGGTGCTCACCCCCGATGCCCTGATCGATCTCGGCGCGCCGCTGTGGGAACCCACGACGGCGGGCGTGTTCAGCGCTTTCCTGTTGGGGGACAGCTCGATTGGTGCCGTTGAGCTCGATCCGCCGGCCGAGCCGGTGGTGTTCCTCTCGGCGGTGCCGATCACCGCGACGGAGGCGGCCTGGGTGCGACTCAAGGGTGCGCCCGCGCTGCGGGAGGCCTGGGAGCAGGACGGCGTCGACGTGACCGATCCGGCCCGGCGGGCCTGGTCGCCGAGCTGAACCGGATTGCCTCAGAGCCAGTCGTTGCGGCGGAAGCGGGCGTAGATCAGCACGCAGACCAGGACGACGGTGCACAGCACCGCCGGGTAGGACCATGGCCAGTCCAGCTCCGGCATGTACTCGAAGTTCATCCCGTAGATGCCGGCCACCATGGTCGGCACCGCGGCGATCGCCACCCACGCCGAGATCTTGCGCATGTCGGTGTTCTGCTGCATGCCGACCTTGGCCAGCGCCGCCTGCACCAGTGAGGTGAGCAGGTCGTCGTAGCCGGCGATCCGCTCGGCGGCCTGGATCTGATGGTCCAGGACGTCGCGCATGTAGCGCAGCACCTCCTTGGACAGCAGATCGCGATAGTCGTTCTGCAGCTTGGTCAGCGCGTCGGTCAGCGGCGCCACCGCCCGGCGAAGTTCCAGGACCTCGTGCTTGAGCATGTAAATCGCGGTGACGTCGGTGCGGCCGCCGGCGGAGAAGATGTCCTCCTCCATGTCGTCGATGTCGCCCTCGACCAGGGCGGTGACCGCCAGGTAGCGGTCGACCACATGGTCGGCGATCGCGTGCATGACGGCGAACGGGCCCAGCCGCAACTGGTTCTGCTCGTCTTCGAGCTGCCGGCGCACCGCCGCGAGGCCGCTGTGCTCGCCGTGCCGGACCGTCACGACGAAGTCGTGTCCGACGAACACCATGATCTCGCCGGTTTCGACGATCTCGCGGGCATTTTCGATCGACTCGTGCGGAACGTAGTTGACCGTCTTGAGCACCAGAAACAGGGTGTTGTCGTAGAGCTCCAGCTTGGGTCGCTGATGGGCGTGCACGGCGTCCTCGACGGCCAGCGCGTGCAGGCCGAAATCGGCTGCCACCGTTTGCATCTGCTGCTCGTCGGGCTCGTGCAGGCCAATCCAGGCGAATGCGGTGCGGCCATCCTCGCGCAGCTCGCGCAGCTTCTGCACCGCCGCCCGATGGGTCCGCGGACCGGGCAACCGCTTGCCGTCGAGGTAGACCGCGCAGTCCACCATCGCCTCGGCGACCGGCACCGGCGCGCGCTGGGTGTCGGGTTCACCGGGGCGTCCGTGCGGCGGGAGCGCGCGGAACGACGGCATCGCGAACCTCCTGTCCCGACGGCGGGGATCAGCGGTCATGGTACGTGCTCGGGTGGCCGGCCGAGGCGATCCACACTGCCGGGTCCGGGGCCCGGAGTCGAGTACCCTGGCGCCGTGGCGGAATGGGCGAGCACCCTGCGGGTGACACTGGCCGCGGGGCTGGCCGCGCTGCTGGTGGCCTGCGGCGGTCCGCCGCCACCGCCGCCGGACCTGGTGATCGGCGCATCCGAGCGGCCGGAGTCGGTGCTGCTGGCCAATGTCTACGCCGCCGCGCTGCGGTTCTACGGCACCCCGGTGCGGGTCGAACAGTTCGACGATCCACTGACCGCGCTGGACTCGGGCGCGGCGACCATCGTGGCGGGGCTGACCGGCGGATGGCTGCAGCGGTTCGCCCCGGGCAGCGGCGGGCGCGCCGATGAGACGGTGTACCGGCAGATGGTCGGCGTGCTGCCGGAGGGCATCGGGGCCGGGGACTACACCACCGCAGCGGAGGACAAGGCGGCCGCCGCGGTCACCGAGCGCACCGCGACGGCCTGGGGCGGCCGTGAGCTGACCACCGCGCTGCGGCGGTGCGCCGAGCTGCGGCCCGGCGCGGTGCGCGGGGCCGCCGTGCCGGCCAAGGTCGGCCGCTGCGCGCCGCCGAAACCGGTCGAATTCGCCGACGACGCGACGCTGTTCGACGCGCTGCGCACCGGTGCGATCAACCTGGCGTGGACCAGCACCGCCGATCCGGGCGTGCCGGCCGACATCGTGCTGCTCGCCGACGAGAAGCCGGCGCTGATCCGCGCGCAGAACGTGGTGCCGCTGTACCGGCGCAACGAGCTGGGCCCGCAGCAGGTGGTCGCGCTCAACGAGGTCGCCGGGGTGCTGGACACCGCGTCGCTCAAACAGCTGCGGGCCGAGGTCGCTGCGGGCGCGGACCCGCGGCTGGTCGCCGATCGCTGGCTGGCCGACAACCCGATCGGCGCCACCGGGCACTGATCTCGACCGAGCGTTTCGCGCTGCGTCAGTGCCCGTTCTTGACGAGCATGCCCATCACCCGCGAGAAGATGCTCTGGTAATTCGAGCCGAGGATCCGCACCAGCACGTCGAGCGACTTGGCGTCGGCGCCCACCAGCACCCGGGCCTTCTTCTTGCGGACGGCCTCCAGGATGATCTCGGCGGCCCGCTCGGGGGAGGTGCGCGCCAGCTTCTTGTCGAACTGGGCGGCCAGATCGGCGGCGTCGAGGTCTTCCACCGAGCCGGCGTTGCGCGCGATGGCGGTCTTGATGCCGCCGGGATGCACCGTGGTCACCGCGACGGGCCGCTTCTTGGTGATCATCTCCTGGCGCAGCGCCTCGGTGAAGCCGCGGACCGCGAACTTGGCCGCGTTGTAGGCGGACTGGCCCGGCACCGCGAAGATGCCGAACAGGCTGGAGACGTTGATGACGTGGCCGTCGCCGGACTCGAGCAGGTGGGGCAGGAACGCCTTGGTGCCGTTCACCACGCCCCAGAAGTCGACATCCATCACCCGCTCGATGTCCTTGAAGCCCATCACCTCGACGTCGCCGGTGAACGCGATGCCGGCGTTGTTGTAGATCTGGTGCACGACGCCGAAGTGCTCCTTGACCTCGTCGGCGTAGATCAGGAACGCCTCGCGTTCGGTCACGTCGAGGCGATCGGCCTTGACCGGGGCGCCGATGGACTTGAGCAGGGCCTCGGTCTCGGCCAGGCCCGCCACGTCGACGTCGCTGATGGCGAGCTTGGCACCGGATCGGCCCAGTTCGAGGGCCAGCGCGCGCCCGATGCCCGATCCGGCGCCGGTGACGACGGCGACCTTGCCGGCGAAGCCTTGCATGAACACTCCTGACGTTGAGGAAACTTGCCGGACCAGGCTAGCCGATACCGGCGGTACTGCCACCGGGGAGGCTCACTCGAAAAGCGGCGTCACTCAAAAGCGGCGTCACTCAAAAGCGGCGTCGAGAATCTCCTGCTGCTCGGCGGCGTGCACCTTCGACGAGCCCGACGACGGTGCGCTCATCGCCCGCCGGGAGATCCGCTTGATCCCGGTCAGCAGCTCCGGCAGCAGTTCCGGCAGCCACAGCCCGAACGTCGGCCACGGGCCCTGGTTGGCCGGCTCGTCCTGCACCCAGAAGTACTCCCGCACGTTCGGGTACAGCCCGAGCACGTGCCCGAGCCGCCGCGGCGGCAGCGGGTAGAGCTGCTCGATCCGGACGATGGCGACGTCCTCGCGCTTTTTCTTGGCCTTGCGTGCCACCAGGTCGTAGTAGATCTTCCCCGAGCACAGCAGCATCCGGGTGATCTTGCTGCGGTCGCCGATGCCGTCCTCGTAGCCGGGCTCTTCCAGCACCGAGCGGAACTTCACGTCGGTGAAGTCCTTCACGTCGCTGACGGCGGCCTTATTGCGCAGCATCGACTTCGGGGTGAAGACGATCAGCGGCCGGTGAATGCCGCCGAGCGCGTGCCGGCGCAGCAGGTGGAAATAGTTGGCCGGGGTGGACGGCTGCGCGACCGTCATCGAGCCCTCGGCGCACAGCTGCAGGAACCGCTCGATGCGCCCGGAGGTGTGGTCGGGGCCCTGGCCCTCGTGTCCGTGCGGCAGCAGCAGCACCACATCGGAGGTCTGGCCCCACTTGGCCTCGCCCGAGCTGACGAACTCGTCGATCACCGACTGGGCGCCGTTGACGAAGTCGCCGAACTGCGCCTCCCACAGCACCAGCGCGCTGGGATTGCCGACGGCATAGCCGTATTCGAAGCCGACCGCGGCGAACTCGCTGAGCGCGGAGTTGTAGATCATCAACTTGCCGCCGGTGGGCACGCCCTGCTCGTCGACCGCGAGCAGCTGCAGCGGGGTGAACTCCTCGCCGGTCCTGCGGTCGATGATCACCGCGTGCCGCTGGGTGAAGGTGCCGCGGCGGGTGTCCTGACCCGACATCCGGATCAGCTTGCCGTCGGCGACCAGCGACCCGAGCGCCAGCAGCTCGCCGAACGCCCAGTCGACCTTGCCCTCGTAGGCCATCTCGCGGCGCTTCTCCAGCACCGGCTGCACCCGCGGATGTACCGAGAAGCCCTCGGGAACCGCCAGGTGCGCGTCGCCGATCCGGGCCAGCATGGCCTTGTCGACGGCGGTGTTGAGCCCGTGCGTGATGACCTGCTCGGTCTCCACCGACTCACTGGGCTCGGCGGTGAACTTCTCCAGGTCACGAACCTGGTTGAAGACCTGTTCCAGCTGGCCCTGGTAGTCGCGCAGCGCGACCTCGGCTTCCTTCATGGAGATGTCGCCGCGGCCGATCAGCGCCTCGGTGTAGTGCTTGCGGACACCGCGCTTGCGGTCGATGACGTCGTACATGGCCGGCTGGGTCATCGACGGATCGTCGCCCTCGTTGTGCCCGCGGCGGCGGTAGCACAGCATGTCGATGACGACGTCCTTCTTGAACGCCTGGCGGAAGTCGACGGCCAGCCGGGCGACCCAGTCGCAGGCCTCCGGGTCGTCGCCGTTGACGTGGAAGATCGGCGCACCGATCATCTTGGCCACATCGGTGCAGTACTCGCTGGAGCGCGAGTTCTCCGGGGAGGTGGTGAACCCGATCTGGTTGTTGACCACCATGTGGATGGTGCCGCCGACGCGGTACCCGCGCAGCAGCGCCAGGTTCAGCGTCTCGGCCACCACGCCCTGGCCGGCGAACGCGGCGTCGCCGTGCAGCATCAGCGGCACCACCGTGTAGCCCTCGGGGGTGTCGCCCTTGTTGAGCAGGTCCTGCTTGGCCCGGACCAGCCCCTCCAGCACCGGGTCGACGGCCTCCAGGTGGCTGGGGTTGGCCGTCAGCGACACCTCGATGTCGTTGTCGCCGAACATCTGGATGTAGGTGCCCGAGGCGCCCAGGTGGTACTTGACGTCGCCGGAGCCGTGCGCCTGCGACGGGTTCAGGTTGCCCTCGAACTCGCCGAAGATCTGCGCGTAGGGCTTGCCGACGATGTTGGCCAGCACGTTGAGCCGGCCGCGGTGCGGCATGGCGATGACGACCTCGGTGAGGGCGTGCTCGGCGCACTGGTCGATCGCGGCGTCCATCATCGGGATGATGGTTTCCGCGCCCTCCAACGAGAACCGTTTCTGCCCAACGTATTTAGTCTGCAGGAAGGTCTCGAAGGCCTCCGCGGCGTTGAGCCGGCTGAGGATGTACTTCTGCTGGGCCAGGGTCGGCTTGTCGTGCCTGCGCTCGATGCGATCCTGCAGCCACTTCTGCTGCTCGGGCTCCAGGATGTGGGTGTACTCCACGCCGATGTGCCGGCAGTAGGCGTCGCGCAGCACCGAAAGCACGTCGCGCAGCTTCTTGTACTGCTTGCCGGCGAACCCGTCGACCTTGAACTCACGGTCCAGGTCCCACAGCGTGAGCCCGTGGGTGAGCACGTCGAGGTCGGGGTGGCTGCGGAACCGGGTGTTGTCCAGCCGCAGCGGGTCGATGTCGGCCATCAGGTGGCCGCGGTTGCGGTAGGCGGCGATCAGCTCGATGACGCGGGCGTTCTTGTCGGCGATCGAGTCGGGGTTGTCGGTGCGCCAGCGCACCGGCTCGTAGGGAATGCCGAGCTCGTAGAAGATCTCGTCGAAGAAGTCGTCGGACAGCAGCAGCTGGTGCACGGTGCGCAGGAAGTCGCCGGACTCCGCGCCCTGAATGATCCGGTGGTCGTAGGTCGAGGTCAGGGTGATCAGCTTGCCGATGCCCAGGTCGGCGATGCGCTCCTCGCTGGCGCCCTGGAACTCCGCCGGGTACTCCATCGCGCCGGCGCCGATGATCGCGCCCTGCCCGGCCATCAGCCGCGGCACCGAGTGCACGGTGCCGATGGTGCCCGGGTTGGTCAGCGAGATCGTCACACCGGAGAAGTCATCGCCGGTGAGCTTGCCGTCGCGGGCCCGCCGGACAATGTCCTCGTAGGCGGCGATGAACTGGCCGAACTTCATCGTCTCGCAGCCCTTGATGGCGGCGACGACCAGCGTTCGTTTTCCGTCCTTGCCCGGCAGGTCGATGGCCAGGCCCAGGTTGGTGTGGGCCGGGGTGACGGCGCTGGGCTTGCCGTCGATCTCGGCGAAATGCCGGTTCATGTTCGGGAACGCCTTGACCGCCTGGACCATCGCGTAGCCGAGCAGGTGGGTGAAGCTGATCTTGCCGCCGCGGGTGCGCTTGAGATGGTTGTTGATGACGACCCGGTTGTCGATCATCAGCTTGGCCGGGATCGCCCGCACGCTGGTCGCCGTCGGCACCGTCAGCGAGTTGTTCATGTTCTTGACGACGGCGGCCGCGGCGCCGCGCAGCACCTGGCTGGTGTCCTCGGTGGCGGCGGCCGCCGGGGCCGGCGCGGGGGCGGGCTTGCCGGCGTCGGGGGCCGAGGCGCCGGTGCTGCTGGCCGGGGTCTTGGCCGGGGGCACCGGCCGCGACGGCGGGGCCGGCGGAGCGACGGCCGGGGTCTTCGCCGCGGCGGCCTTTGCCGCCGGCGCCTTTGCCGCGGGTGCCGCCGCGGGTGCCGGGGCCGCGGGTGCGGCCTGCGGCACGGCGTCGTCGATCACCGGGTCGGGGTTGTAGTCGACCAGGAACTCGTGCCAGCTGGGATCGACCGAGGCGGGATCCTCGCGGAACTTGCGGTACATCTCCTCGACCAGCCACTCATTCTGGCCGAAAGGTGAACTTGTACTGCTCACGGAAGCTGCTCGCCTCGATTCATATCGCGGGGTGTGGCAGGCGGTCCGGTGGGCCGCCCAGCACATGTTGTGTCATCACTTCGTGTCGTCGCGGTGTCAAGGCTAGCGCCTTGGCAGCGTCGGGGTGGCCGCACTGCGCACAGTTGCCCGGACCCGTCGGGGGCACCCGCCCGGGGGGCCGCGCCGGGGCCCGTCGACCTGCCCGAACGCCGCGACCCGGTCGGCGACGGGCTACCGGCTCAGCGCCGGTTTCGGGTCGGGGTTGCTTGGGGCCGCGGGCAACTCCAGCAGCGTCGACGGCCAGACCGTCGGGGCCGGACCGAACGCCTCGTTGGCGTTCTGCACGAACTTGCGGCCGATCAGCCAGTTTCCGACCGCGCCGATCACCGCGCCGATGCCCATCGGCAGCACCTTGCCGACCGTCAGGGCGCTGCGCTTGAGCGCCCACTTCTTGGCGAAGTGCCGCAGCATCCGGGAATTGAGCTGGCCGAGCACCGGCAGCGGAAGCGCCGCCGCGCCGTCGGACATCCAGCCGCCGCGGATTCGGCTGGTGCCGAGCACGTTGGCCACCGCGTGTTTGCCGTCCTCGCCGGAGAGCACGTAGAGCACCAGGGCGCGCCGGCGGTCCCGGTCGGTGGCTTCGATGCCGTACACCTCGGCCATCGCCAGCACGAACACCGTCGTCGCCTCCAGGAACAGCACCGTCTCGCCGCTGACCGCCGCCAGCGCGGTCAGCGTGCCGATGCCCGGCAGGATCGCCGCCGATCCGATCGCCGCGCCGCTGGCAATCACCGTCACCAGATAGGTGCGCTGGATCCGCTTGACGATGTCGGCCGGTGTGGCATGCGGCCGCTTGCGGCGCAAGCGCTGCACGTAGCGGCGGATCGCCGGGCCCTGCAGCCGGGAACTGGTCTCCAGCAGATAGGACAGCAGCTTGGCCGACGTGCCGGGCTCCTCGGCGGGGCCGGCGGCGTCGCCGTTGCGGGCCGGCAGGTGGTCGGGCTTTCCGGCGGGCGTCTTTCCAGCGGGCGTCTTTCCAGCGGGCATGGGGCCTCCGTCGCAGTGTGGCCTGGGCGTTCCCAGGCTAACCGGTGACAACGCCCGGCGGTCGCCGATGGTTTCCGCCGTCGTCGACGACGTGATCGAGGCGGCACCGCAACCCGGTTGTCGCGTGCTGCGGGCCGCCTCCGGCCGCACCCGACTACCCTGAGTTGGCGATGACCTCACGAGCTGACATCCCCTCTCGAGCTTCGGGCAACCCGTGGCACGCGCTGTGGGCGATGATGATCGGCTTCTTCATGATCCTGGTCGACTCGACCATTGTCGCGGTCGCCAACGACACCCTGATGGAAGCCCTGCACGTCGAGGGGCAGTACGACCGGATCATCTGGGTCACCAGCGCCTACCTGCTGGCCTACGCGGTGCCGCTGCTGGTCGCCGGTCGGCTCGGTGACCGGTTCGGGCCGAAGAACCTGTATCTGATCGGGCTGTTCATCTTCACCGCCGCGTCGCTGTGGTGCGGGCTGTCCGGGTCGATCGAGATGCTGATCGCGGCCCGCGTGGTGCAGGGCATCGGCGCGGCGCTGCTGACCCCGCAGACCCTGTCGACCATCACCAAGATCTTCCCGGCCGCCAACCGCGGCGTGGCGATGAGCGTGTGGGGGGCCACCGCCGGGGTGGCGACGCTGGTCGGTCCGCTGGCCGGCGGCGTCATCATCGACCACTGGGGCTGGAGCTGGATCTTCTTCGTCAACGTCCCGATCGGTGTGCTCGGCCTGATCGTCGGCGCCTGGCTGATCCCGACGCTGCCGACCGAGCAGCACCGCTTCGACATCCTCGGCGTGGTGCTGTCCGGCATCGGCATGTTCCTGGTGGTGTTCGGCCTGCAGGAGGGCCAGATTCAGAACTGGTCGGCGCTGATCTGGCTGATGATCATCGGTGGCGTCGCGGTGATGGGGCTGTTCTTCTACTGGCAGTCGATCAACCGGCACGAGCCGCTGATCCCGCTGCGGGTGTTCCGCGACCTGGACTTCACCGTGTCGGCGTTCGGGGCGGCCATCATCGCGTTTGCGGTGACCGGGATGGTGCTGCCGGTGTACTTCTATGCCCAGCAGGTGATGGGCCTGAGCCCGACCCGCTCGGCGCTGCTGACCGCGCCGATGGCGGTGGCCAGCGGCCTGCTGGCGCCGTGGGTCGGCCGGATCATCGACCGGGCGCACCCGGTGCCGGTGATCGGCTTCGGCTTTTCCACCCTGGCGATCGGCCTGACCTGGCTGTCGGTGGAGATGACGGCCACCACCCCGGTGTGGCGGCTGGTGATCCCGTTCATCGTGCTCGGTGTCGGGATGGCGTTCATTTGGGCGCCGTTGGCGGCGACGGCCACCCGCCGGCTGCCCACCGACATCGCCGGCGCCGGTTCCGGGGTGTACAACGCCACCCGGCAGGTCGGCTCGGTGCTCGGCAGCGCCGGGATGGCGGCGTACCTGAGCGGGCGGATCAGCGCCGAGCTGCCGCCGGGGACCCCGCCGGCGAGCCCCGGCGACGGCACCGTCCGCCAGCTGCCCGAATTCCTGCTGGAGCCGTTCGCGACGGCCTATTCCCAGTCCCTGTTGCTGCCTGCCGCGGTGGGCCTGCTCGGGGTGGTGGCCGCGCTGTTTCTGGCCGGCGGCGCCAGCGTGCTGCGCCGCGGTCCGGTCGAGCGGGTCGGCGGCGCGGCCGGCGACGACACCGACGAGTTGGTGCCGCTGGGGGTCTTCGAGGACGCCGTCGCGTTCTGGCGCGATCCCGGCGGTGCCGGCCCCGACGCCGGCCCGGAGCCGGCGCATCCGCCGGGCGAG contains:
- a CDS encoding multifunctional oxoglutarate decarboxylase/oxoglutarate dehydrogenase thiamine pyrophosphate-binding subunit/dihydrolipoyllysine-residue succinyltransferase subunit codes for the protein MSSTSSPFGQNEWLVEEMYRKFREDPASVDPSWHEFLVDYNPDPVIDDAVPQAAPAAPAPAAAPAAKAPAAKAAAAKTPAVAPPAPPSRPVPPAKTPASSTGASAPDAGKPAPAPAPAAAATEDTSQVLRGAAAAVVKNMNNSLTVPTATSVRAIPAKLMIDNRVVINNHLKRTRGGKISFTHLLGYAMVQAVKAFPNMNRHFAEIDGKPSAVTPAHTNLGLAIDLPGKDGKRTLVVAAIKGCETMKFGQFIAAYEDIVRRARDGKLTGDDFSGVTISLTNPGTIGTVHSVPRLMAGQGAIIGAGAMEYPAEFQGASEERIADLGIGKLITLTSTYDHRIIQGAESGDFLRTVHQLLLSDDFFDEIFYELGIPYEPVRWRTDNPDSIADKNARVIELIAAYRNRGHLMADIDPLRLDNTRFRSHPDLDVLTHGLTLWDLDREFKVDGFAGKQYKKLRDVLSVLRDAYCRHIGVEYTHILEPEQQKWLQDRIERRHDKPTLAQQKYILSRLNAAEAFETFLQTKYVGQKRFSLEGAETIIPMMDAAIDQCAEHALTEVVIAMPHRGRLNVLANIVGKPYAQIFGEFEGNLNPSQAHGSGDVKYHLGASGTYIQMFGDNDIEVSLTANPSHLEAVDPVLEGLVRAKQDLLNKGDTPEGYTVVPLMLHGDAAFAGQGVVAETLNLALLRGYRVGGTIHMVVNNQIGFTTSPENSRSSEYCTDVAKMIGAPIFHVNGDDPEACDWVARLAVDFRQAFKKDVVIDMLCYRRRGHNEGDDPSMTQPAMYDVIDRKRGVRKHYTEALIGRGDISMKEAEVALRDYQGQLEQVFNQVRDLEKFTAEPSESVETEQVITHGLNTAVDKAMLARIGDAHLAVPEGFSVHPRVQPVLEKRREMAYEGKVDWAFGELLALGSLVADGKLIRMSGQDTRRGTFTQRHAVIIDRRTGEEFTPLQLLAVDEQGVPTGGKLMIYNSALSEFAAVGFEYGYAVGNPSALVLWEAQFGDFVNGAQSVIDEFVSSGEAKWGQTSDVVLLLPHGHEGQGPDHTSGRIERFLQLCAEGSMTVAQPSTPANYFHLLRRHALGGIHRPLIVFTPKSMLRNKAAVSDVKDFTDVKFRSVLEEPGYEDGIGDRSKITRMLLCSGKIYYDLVARKAKKKREDVAIVRIEQLYPLPPRRLGHVLGLYPNVREYFWVQDEPANQGPWPTFGLWLPELLPELLTGIKRISRRAMSAPSSGSSKVHAAEQQEILDAAFE
- a CDS encoding DHA2 family efflux MFS transporter permease subunit, whose product is MTSRADIPSRASGNPWHALWAMMIGFFMILVDSTIVAVANDTLMEALHVEGQYDRIIWVTSAYLLAYAVPLLVAGRLGDRFGPKNLYLIGLFIFTAASLWCGLSGSIEMLIAARVVQGIGAALLTPQTLSTITKIFPAANRGVAMSVWGATAGVATLVGPLAGGVIIDHWGWSWIFFVNVPIGVLGLIVGAWLIPTLPTEQHRFDILGVVLSGIGMFLVVFGLQEGQIQNWSALIWLMIIGGVAVMGLFFYWQSINRHEPLIPLRVFRDLDFTVSAFGAAIIAFAVTGMVLPVYFYAQQVMGLSPTRSALLTAPMAVASGLLAPWVGRIIDRAHPVPVIGFGFSTLAIGLTWLSVEMTATTPVWRLVIPFIVLGVGMAFIWAPLAATATRRLPTDIAGAGSGVYNATRQVGSVLGSAGMAAYLSGRISAELPPGTPPASPGDGTVRQLPEFLLEPFATAYSQSLLLPAAVGLLGVVAALFLAGGASVLRRGPVERVGGAAGDDTDELVPLGVFEDAVAFWRDPGGAGPDAGPEPAHPPGEYSRIDDDDGYVEYLLGTRPVYYEESEPVSRLQTVSEAEAELAEDAPPLVAEEPVHIEVPGEPRFEEPWADQVPVRAAAEPPSWADQVPVRESAEPETAGDPDTGPVPVVAGTGPRPDRPDPLFGPIDLDGDEGFTFGPHSGFTGFGNPWDAAVRPATAVASDRAVAEPVERARPQARHSAPGRHVRPEDDRGHDPEAPINPQASGRHYRPD